The window GGGAAGCCCCTTCGGCACGGAGCGGGAGCGAAACCACCGCCCCTTCAGGGAAATTCTGGATGGCGATGCCTATGGCTAGCGCAAACGCACCCGAAAGCGTGATGGCTACATTCCCCGAAAGCCAGCCTGCGAAAACGATACCGACAGCCATGCCCTCGGGCAAGTTGTGCAAAGTCACCGCTAGCGTAAGCATGGTCGTACGCTTGAGTTTAGCCTTGGGGCCTTCGGGCGTGGCGCTACCCAAATGCAAGTGGGGCGTAATTTTATCCAGAACAAACAAGAACAGAATGCCGGCCCAGAACCCGACTGTCGCTGGAATGAAAGCGAGCTTGCCCATCGATTCGCTTGCACTGATTGCGGGCAAAAGTAGGCTCCATACAGAAGCCGCCACCATGACGCCCGCCGCAAACGACAAAAGGCCTCGTTTGAGATTTTGCCCCATCTGTGTCTTCATAAAGAAAACACATGCGGCACCGAGAACCGTTCCTAAAAACGGGATGGCAAGACCTTGGGCAATTTGTAAAACAGGCTCGTTCATGCTGAAATGATATTATGTTTTATCTTCCGTAGTATACCGAGATTTCATTGATGCACTTGTCGAATTCTTTGAGTCCATTCGTGTACACGATAGTTCCCTTGATGGCAAGTTCTTCATTGAAGACCCTGTCGGCATCGTAGT of the Fibrobacter sp. UWP2 genome contains:
- a CDS encoding ZIP family metal transporter, which gives rise to MNEPVLQIAQGLAIPFLGTVLGAACVFFMKTQMGQNLKRGLLSFAAGVMVAASVWSLLLPAISASESMGKLAFIPATVGFWAGILFLFVLDKITPHLHLGSATPEGPKAKLKRTTMLTLAVTLHNLPEGMAVGIVFAGWLSGNVAITLSGAFALAIGIAIQNFPEGAVVSLPLRAEGASRKKAFALGALSGAVEPVGALITLLAAEALSPFMPYLLSLAAGAMIYVVIEEMLPEVSEGEHFDAGTILFAVGFTLMMVLDSAL